A genomic region of Pseudoalteromonas piscicida contains the following coding sequences:
- a CDS encoding sigma-70 family RNA polymerase sigma factor, translating to MERYYSEVLSYIARSVGCKDKAQNIVQEAYTRILSYKTSNPKRDNTQERALFFKAAKNIVIDQYRKNQTVAEPDDFELVAPSYYEPEAKLASQQQLALLNRSIDSLPLKTKQAFVLYKFKNLSQPQIAEQMGISVSMVEKHLATAMLACRNALQKQ from the coding sequence TTGGAACGTTATTACTCAGAAGTATTAAGTTATATCGCTCGTTCAGTGGGGTGCAAAGACAAAGCTCAAAATATAGTCCAAGAGGCGTATACCCGAATACTAAGTTATAAAACCAGCAATCCAAAACGGGATAACACGCAAGAGCGCGCACTGTTTTTTAAAGCCGCGAAAAACATTGTGATTGATCAGTATCGCAAAAATCAAACCGTTGCTGAGCCCGACGACTTCGAATTAGTCGCGCCAAGTTATTATGAGCCCGAGGCTAAGCTTGCAAGTCAACAACAACTGGCATTACTTAATCGAAGTATCGACTCCTTACCTCTAAAAACCAAGCAAGCATTTGTGCTCTATAAATTTAAAAACTTAAGCCAGCCACAAATAGCAGAGCAAATGGGGATATCTGTCAGCATGGTCGAAAAACACTTGGCAACTGCCATGCTTGCTTGCCGTAACGCATTACAAAAACAATAA
- a CDS encoding FecR family protein: MDRHNVSIQQQVNHWLELERQGLSKAQQQALNRWLGENRAHQTAYQESKQVERLLSQFSEQDIAQLENPVTHSKLKSKTTQRYFAIAACFALFALSFVGYQTWFFQVNKDTFHASYQSPRGELRTISLPDNSLLTLDAKTSLAIDFDGNRRSNKLLSGRVLFDVASDKSRPFVISAGSTKITVLGTRFSVDKKANSIRIVVDHGRVNVQSQHQQIELRKGQMAVVDSDGITKTEFDPNLNLVDAFKQGRLVFDNAPLSEVFEEFKRHHAISYTLTAQSTEQLVISGTFLASELESFLNLLPHALPVEVKNTNNHVVIVNSR; the protein is encoded by the coding sequence ATGGACCGTCATAATGTATCAATACAACAGCAAGTAAACCACTGGCTGGAACTCGAAAGGCAAGGGCTCAGTAAAGCGCAGCAGCAAGCGCTCAATCGTTGGCTTGGTGAGAACCGTGCGCACCAAACAGCCTATCAAGAAAGTAAACAGGTTGAGCGACTGTTATCGCAATTTTCAGAGCAAGACATTGCACAATTAGAGAATCCAGTTACACACTCTAAACTTAAATCAAAGACAACTCAGCGGTACTTCGCCATTGCTGCATGCTTTGCACTTTTTGCGTTGAGTTTCGTTGGTTATCAAACGTGGTTCTTTCAAGTAAACAAAGACACCTTTCACGCCAGCTATCAGTCACCTCGAGGCGAATTACGCACAATCTCACTGCCCGATAACTCTCTACTGACCTTAGATGCCAAAACTTCCCTCGCTATTGATTTTGATGGCAATCGGCGCAGTAATAAGCTACTCAGTGGACGCGTATTGTTTGACGTTGCCAGTGACAAAAGCCGACCATTTGTGATCAGTGCCGGCAGCACAAAGATTACCGTATTAGGCACCCGCTTTTCCGTGGATAAAAAAGCCAATAGCATTCGCATTGTGGTGGACCATGGTCGTGTAAACGTGCAAAGCCAACATCAGCAAATAGAACTGAGAAAAGGTCAAATGGCGGTTGTGGATAGTGACGGCATTACTAAGACTGAGTTTGATCCAAACCTCAATCTCGTCGATGCATTTAAGCAAGGGCGACTCGTGTTCGACAATGCGCCACTCAGTGAAGTATTTGAGGAATTTAAACGACATCATGCGATAAGTTACACCTTAACCGCTCAATCAACTGAGCAATTGGTAATTTCGGGTACTTTTTTAGCATCAGAGCTCGAAAGCTTTTTAAACTTATTACCACACGCCCTGCCAGTAGAAGTTAAAAATACTAATAATCATGTGGTTATAGTTAATTCTCGATGA
- a CDS encoding iron-containing alcohol dehydrogenase, which produces MSWFYRIYHFALKCIVIFIGIPNPKLHQGKTGLLDAIEALGLKSGDNVLVVTDQVLLKLNLHQVVENTLRESEFVTHYYADVLPNPTIANVEDGLKVYQQHQCKAIIALGGGSVLDTGKLIGARAVKPNKPVTKLKGLFKVLKRLPPNIAIPTTAGTGSETTVAAVVNDPSNHAKYAATDFCLVPHHAVLLPELTTSMPAHITATTAIDALTHAIEALLSINCLKFSRGRALEACRAIFEYLPKAQQDPQNLEARAQLLLASHYAGQAFTRTSVGYVHAISHQLSAQYGTPHGLANAVLLMPVLTWYGERINQQLALIARYCGLTSLDYPVERQADDLLEHIKRLLLDLHIQTTLTEVLPDDAALLAELALKEAHPDYPVPHFMDPSACQRIIKGIAPTP; this is translated from the coding sequence ATGAGTTGGTTTTACCGTATTTACCACTTTGCCCTAAAGTGCATTGTTATTTTTATCGGGATCCCGAACCCCAAATTACATCAGGGAAAAACGGGGTTGTTAGACGCCATTGAGGCGCTGGGGTTAAAAAGTGGAGATAACGTCTTAGTCGTGACCGATCAAGTGCTGCTCAAACTCAACTTGCATCAGGTTGTGGAAAACACACTACGTGAGTCAGAGTTTGTCACGCATTATTACGCAGATGTTTTACCCAACCCAACCATAGCAAACGTCGAAGACGGTCTAAAGGTCTACCAACAGCATCAATGTAAAGCAATTATCGCGCTTGGCGGCGGCTCGGTACTCGACACGGGCAAACTGATCGGTGCTCGGGCTGTCAAGCCAAACAAACCGGTGACTAAACTCAAAGGGTTATTTAAAGTCTTAAAACGCCTACCGCCGAATATCGCGATCCCAACAACAGCAGGAACCGGCTCGGAAACCACTGTTGCCGCCGTCGTTAACGATCCTAGTAATCACGCCAAATATGCCGCGACTGATTTTTGTTTAGTGCCACACCATGCCGTGTTATTACCAGAATTAACCACTAGTATGCCCGCACATATCACCGCGACTACGGCAATTGATGCACTAACCCACGCCATTGAAGCACTACTGAGCATTAACTGTCTTAAGTTTAGCCGCGGCCGTGCTCTTGAAGCTTGTAGAGCCATCTTTGAATATTTACCCAAAGCACAACAAGACCCACAAAATCTTGAAGCAAGGGCGCAACTACTACTCGCTTCCCATTACGCAGGACAAGCTTTTACCAGAACCTCTGTCGGCTACGTGCATGCAATTTCACACCAATTGAGCGCTCAATATGGTACGCCGCACGGGCTTGCCAATGCGGTGTTACTCATGCCCGTGCTAACCTGGTATGGTGAGCGCATTAATCAGCAACTCGCGCTCATCGCCAGATACTGTGGATTAACCTCGTTAGACTATCCCGTCGAGCGCCAAGCAGATGATCTTTTAGAGCACATTAAGCGCTTACTGCTTGATTTACATATCCAAACCACGCTCACCGAAGTACTCCCTGATGATGCAGCACTACTCGCAGAGCTGGCGCTAAAAGAAGCACATCCGGATTATCCGGTGCCCCATTTTATGGATCCCAGTGCCTGCCAGCGCATTATCAAAGGTATCGCTCCTACGCCTTAA
- a CDS encoding TonB-dependent receptor, producing the protein MRTRTALNTRLTPLAFALGLSLSLPATAQSQVAIYQFNLAQQPISHTLTQVAEAASMNLIADAKLLNGLQAPALKGEVSLTEALERTLKGSPLMASIIDNNIVIKAAISELTPAKGQSNNTQAKHKQTPNPQDNIEVITVKGDKLNLNREQIARTKGLSNSDIFSTFSGIEANNIRNEAGALDIGIRGVQGEGRVPIFIDGSLQSTHTNRGYMGSSDRTYIDSNLISSVNVEKGASAKASPFGSGAIGGTVNIRTLGTQDILQDGKRYGALVKVNTHNNNRTPEVPESFGLQSYYEVSNHNDTLDFAGGGFTLATAYQQDNLQAVLAYSKKKVGNYFAGKNGFNDFVESKEYIRWVPSTEHGKQYDEVTEVILIPPPVNQNGEVVNTSFESDSYLAKLTYAFTDEQSLEVNTRYHKQEAGEMLATYWYKQRAGDTKFWKVIDEHGQEQWMSEEIPEGVETMPQWAPGSALVNSTSALYRFLPSNNSLVDLSVNVWRTSARLQQYNALGSNLGENAGQYFHRFNNKRHGVSVFNTSALSLANTPVTLTYGLSWQAEELSPHRDWKNNFKRPWHSDDFKLKSTSRHGKQTKRALFANANIDLAPVELALNVNLHDSVNEDYQTGEKLTFDAKADVTVQANYQLFDNTAIKAKYSNAYRMPNLYETTVSNEVFSYSSDYPITPEKTKSYDIGFESDFSNLLNHGDKLIISAEYFYTNIESMLATGFLPKPDAPSWDQKFTFTNYDKFELPGTEFGLHYQSDLFYSRLSYTKYTDVKMCSRLMAEAVGVDTCNSTGFAGSLTPLRVPPEKSYIATLGMTLFNDTVDTGFTYKKHSEKHHPGGFLAGTGVTALEYIPAGYQLDFYLDYIFSDSIKGNLAITNLTDQYKVSTGSIVAMPEPGQTISIGLELKL; encoded by the coding sequence ATGAGAACTCGCACTGCTTTAAACACAAGACTCACTCCCTTAGCATTTGCACTCGGGCTTAGCCTGAGCCTGCCTGCAACCGCGCAGAGTCAAGTTGCTATATATCAATTTAATCTTGCGCAGCAACCTATTAGCCATACCTTAACGCAGGTAGCTGAGGCTGCGAGTATGAATCTAATTGCCGATGCGAAACTATTAAATGGCCTGCAAGCCCCAGCACTCAAAGGGGAGGTAAGTTTAACCGAGGCACTAGAGCGTACATTGAAAGGTAGTCCGCTAATGGCGAGTATTATCGACAATAACATCGTTATTAAAGCGGCGATTAGCGAGTTAACGCCAGCAAAAGGCCAATCCAATAACACTCAGGCTAAGCACAAGCAAACACCAAATCCGCAAGATAATATTGAAGTCATCACTGTCAAAGGCGATAAACTCAATCTTAATCGTGAACAGATTGCTCGAACCAAAGGTTTATCTAACTCGGATATTTTCTCAACGTTTTCAGGTATAGAGGCAAACAATATTCGAAACGAAGCTGGTGCGCTTGATATCGGTATTCGTGGAGTCCAAGGCGAAGGACGAGTACCAATTTTCATCGATGGCAGTTTGCAATCAACGCACACAAACCGCGGCTATATGGGCTCGTCGGATAGAACCTATATCGATTCAAACCTGATAAGCTCGGTCAATGTTGAAAAAGGCGCATCGGCCAAAGCATCACCATTTGGCTCTGGCGCAATCGGCGGAACAGTCAATATCCGCACCTTAGGCACGCAAGATATTCTCCAAGACGGTAAGCGTTATGGCGCTTTGGTTAAGGTTAATACGCATAACAACAATAGAACACCTGAAGTACCGGAAAGCTTTGGCCTGCAAAGTTATTACGAGGTAAGCAACCACAATGACACGCTCGATTTTGCAGGCGGTGGATTTACGCTAGCAACCGCCTACCAACAGGATAACTTACAAGCGGTGCTTGCTTACAGTAAGAAAAAGGTCGGTAACTACTTTGCCGGAAAAAATGGCTTTAACGATTTCGTTGAGTCTAAAGAGTACATTCGCTGGGTGCCTTCAACCGAGCATGGAAAACAGTATGATGAAGTCACAGAAGTCATTCTGATCCCACCACCCGTTAACCAAAATGGCGAAGTCGTCAATACAAGCTTTGAAAGCGACTCATATCTTGCCAAACTAACTTATGCATTTACGGACGAACAATCATTAGAGGTGAACACACGTTACCATAAACAAGAAGCAGGAGAAATGCTGGCCACCTACTGGTACAAACAAAGAGCCGGCGACACCAAGTTTTGGAAGGTGATCGATGAGCATGGCCAAGAGCAATGGATGTCCGAAGAAATTCCTGAAGGCGTAGAAACTATGCCGCAGTGGGCTCCGGGCTCTGCTCTGGTCAATAGTACTAGCGCACTATACCGCTTTTTACCAAGTAATAACTCATTAGTCGACCTCAGTGTTAACGTTTGGCGTACCAGCGCGAGGTTACAACAGTACAATGCCCTTGGCAGTAACCTAGGTGAAAATGCAGGGCAATACTTCCACCGTTTTAACAACAAACGCCACGGGGTAAGTGTATTTAATACCTCCGCATTATCGCTTGCAAATACGCCTGTGACATTGACATACGGGCTATCTTGGCAGGCTGAAGAGTTGTCGCCTCATAGAGACTGGAAAAACAACTTTAAGCGCCCATGGCACTCTGATGATTTCAAATTAAAGTCAACTTCACGACACGGTAAGCAAACAAAACGAGCGTTATTTGCAAATGCCAATATCGATCTTGCACCAGTAGAGCTTGCACTGAACGTAAACCTTCACGACTCGGTGAATGAGGACTATCAAACAGGAGAAAAGCTTACATTTGATGCTAAAGCCGATGTGACCGTACAAGCAAATTATCAACTGTTTGATAATACTGCCATTAAAGCCAAATATAGCAACGCATATCGTATGCCAAACCTGTACGAAACAACGGTTTCTAATGAGGTGTTTTCTTACTCCAGTGATTACCCGATCACCCCCGAAAAAACGAAATCGTATGATATTGGTTTTGAGAGTGATTTTAGCAACTTACTCAATCACGGGGATAAGCTAATTATCTCGGCGGAGTACTTCTACACTAATATTGAAAGTATGTTGGCTACGGGCTTCTTACCTAAACCCGATGCACCTTCATGGGATCAAAAGTTCACTTTTACCAACTATGATAAGTTTGAACTGCCTGGCACGGAATTTGGTCTTCATTACCAAAGCGACTTATTTTACAGCAGGCTATCTTACACAAAGTACACCGACGTCAAAATGTGCTCGCGCTTAATGGCTGAAGCTGTAGGTGTCGATACTTGTAATTCCACTGGCTTCGCGGGGAGTTTAACACCGCTTCGTGTGCCGCCTGAAAAAAGCTATATCGCAACGCTTGGTATGACACTCTTTAACGACACAGTTGATACGGGTTTTACTTACAAAAAGCACTCTGAGAAACATCATCCAGGTGGCTTTTTGGCAGGGACTGGGGTAACTGCACTTGAGTATATTCCAGCAGGCTATCAGCTCGACTTTTACCTTGATTATATCTTTAGCGACAGCATCAAAGGCAACCTAGCGATCACCAACTTGACCGATCAGTATAAGGTTTCAACCGGCTCAATCGTTGCGATGCCTGAACCTGGCCAAACCATTTCGATTGGCTTAGAACTCAAACTTTAA